In Thermoanaerobaculales bacterium, one DNA window encodes the following:
- a CDS encoding DUF2520 domain-containing protein — MGQVPSDDAPYLLVGSGRLSRHLQHYFDLEGIRWRLWARAMGEPLESSIPGCRAALLLIADDAIESFLGRHARPGGPPWVHCSGSLATPLATGVHPLMTFGDELYDRADYRRMAFVCDRGGRPFEELFPRLPNPHFEIDPADRPLYHALCAMAGNFTTLLWQNAFAAFEDRLSLARSALHPYLERVAANLERSASPLTGPLARGDRRTIERHLAALEGDPFREVYQSFVAAHRATASGEQP, encoded by the coding sequence GTGGGACAGGTACCAAGCGACGATGCACCCTACCTGCTGGTCGGCAGCGGCCGGCTTTCCCGACACCTCCAGCACTACTTCGACCTCGAAGGCATCCGCTGGCGGCTGTGGGCGCGAGCCATGGGCGAGCCGCTCGAAAGCTCGATCCCGGGCTGCCGCGCGGCGCTCCTGCTGATCGCCGACGATGCGATCGAGAGCTTCCTCGGCCGCCACGCCCGGCCCGGCGGCCCGCCCTGGGTCCACTGCTCGGGCAGCCTCGCGACGCCGCTCGCCACCGGCGTCCACCCGCTGATGACCTTCGGCGACGAGCTCTACGACCGCGCCGACTACCGCCGCATGGCCTTCGTCTGCGACCGCGGGGGCCGCCCCTTCGAGGAGCTTTTCCCGCGCCTGCCCAACCCCCACTTCGAGATCGACCCGGCGGACCGGCCGCTCTACCACGCCCTGTGCGCGATGGCCGGCAACTTCACGACCCTGCTCTGGCAGAACGCCTTCGCCGCCTTCGAAGACCGGCTCTCGCTGGCCCGATCCGCGCTCCACCCGTACCTCGAGCGGGTGGCGGCCAACCTCGAGCGGTCGGCGTCGCCGCTGACCGGGCCACTCGCCCGCGGCGACCGCCGAACCATCGAGCGCCACCTCGCCGCCCTTGAGGGCGATCCCTTCCGCGAGGTCTATCAGAGCTTCGTCGCCGCCCACCGGGCGACGGCCAGCGGGGAGCAGCCATGA